The Hymenobacter sp. DG01 genome has a segment encoding these proteins:
- a CDS encoding heme exporter protein CcmB has translation MQKDFRLEWRQRAALNGMLLYVGSTVFVCYLSFSLRGGQLPAPAWNALFWIVLLFSAVNAVAKGFLQESRGRMLYYYTVVRPQAVILAKIGYNALLLLGLALVAFGLYATVLGNPVQNVPLFVGNVVLGAVGFASTLTLVSGIAAKATNSSTLMAVLGFPLMVPMLLLLIKVSKNALDGLEFDASQTSLLTLLALNMIVGAVSYLLFPFLWRS, from the coding sequence ATGCAGAAGGACTTTCGTCTGGAATGGCGCCAGCGGGCCGCCCTGAACGGGATGCTCCTCTACGTCGGCAGCACGGTGTTCGTATGCTACCTCAGCTTTTCGCTGCGCGGCGGGCAACTGCCGGCTCCCGCCTGGAACGCCCTTTTCTGGATTGTGCTGCTGTTCTCGGCCGTGAATGCCGTAGCCAAGGGCTTTCTGCAGGAAAGCCGGGGACGTATGCTCTACTACTACACCGTGGTGCGGCCCCAGGCCGTTATTCTGGCCAAAATTGGCTACAACGCCCTGCTGCTGCTGGGGCTGGCGCTGGTAGCCTTCGGGCTGTACGCCACGGTGCTGGGCAATCCGGTGCAGAACGTGCCGTTGTTTGTGGGCAACGTGGTACTCGGGGCCGTGGGCTTTGCCAGCACCCTCACTCTGGTTTCGGGCATTGCGGCCAAAGCTACCAACAGCAGCACCCTGATGGCCGTGCTGGGCTTTCCGCTGATGGTACCCATGCTGCTGCTGCTGATTAAGGTTTCCAAAAACGCGCTGGACGGGCTGGAATTCGATGCCAGCCAAACTTCTTTGCTGACGCTGCTGGCCCTGAACATGATTGTGGGGGCAGTTTCTTACCTGTTGTTCCCCTTTCTGTGGCGCTCCTGA
- a CDS encoding geranylgeranylglycerol-phosphate geranylgeranyltransferase codes for MSAALLYTTPRAPEGTLSALEPGSWQQLARLVRMPNLLIMALCLLLVRACLLLPEAPWQQVLAPAFGVLTLAALSVGAAGYIINDYYDVKIDAINRPGRLVVGRAVNRRHAMLAHLLLSGLGVLLSGYLAPLLGVVNLGSALLLWGYSVRFKRVALVGNVSIATLTAALVLLPELQARTGNSAVWGYALAAFLLTMVREIVKDVEDMRGDAQHDCRTLPIVWGVARTKWTVGFFLLCLGLLVAGASYNALATHRWVLGGWLLGLVLLPLAGLGYRLRRADRKRDFTALSAWCKWIMLAGVLSMLVIRY; via the coding sequence ATGTCTGCTGCTCTTTTATATACCACGCCTCGCGCCCCGGAGGGCACACTCTCGGCCCTGGAGCCGGGTAGCTGGCAGCAGCTCGCCCGCCTGGTACGGATGCCCAACCTGCTGATTATGGCCCTGTGCCTGCTGCTGGTACGGGCCTGTCTGCTGCTGCCCGAAGCGCCGTGGCAGCAGGTGTTGGCGCCCGCTTTTGGCGTGCTGACCCTGGCTGCGCTGAGCGTAGGCGCCGCCGGCTACATTATCAATGATTATTACGATGTGAAGATTGACGCCATCAACCGGCCCGGCCGGCTAGTGGTGGGGCGGGCCGTAAATCGGCGGCATGCTATGCTGGCCCATTTGCTGCTCTCAGGGCTGGGCGTGCTGCTGAGTGGGTACTTGGCGCCGCTGCTGGGGGTAGTAAACCTGGGCTCTGCGCTGCTGCTATGGGGCTACTCAGTGCGGTTTAAGCGGGTGGCTTTGGTGGGCAACGTGAGCATAGCCACGCTTACGGCTGCCCTGGTACTGCTGCCCGAATTGCAGGCCCGCACCGGCAACAGCGCCGTATGGGGTTACGCCCTGGCCGCTTTTCTGCTGACCATGGTGCGGGAGATTGTGAAAGATGTAGAGGACATGCGCGGTGATGCCCAGCACGACTGCCGGACCTTGCCCATAGTATGGGGGGTAGCCCGCACTAAGTGGACGGTTGGATTCTTTTTGCTTTGCTTGGGGCTGCTGGTAGCAGGGGCCAGCTACAATGCCCTGGCAACGCACCGATGGGTGCTGGGTGGTTGGCTGCTGGGTCTGGTGCTGCTTCCGCTGGCTGGGTTGGGCTACCGGCTGCGGCGCGCTGACCGTAAGCGCGACTTTACCGCTCTGAGTGCCTGGTGCAAGTGGATTATGCTGGCTGGTGTGCTCTCTATGCTAGTGATACGCTACTGA
- the iscX gene encoding Fe-S cluster assembly protein IscX, with product MNHFEPPMQWSDHEDIAMALYEKFGDDFNEAKIYRIRFTDLLEWILTLPNFEGTREQANEGHLEQIQAKWVYEWRDNQ from the coding sequence ATGAACCATTTCGAGCCCCCCATGCAGTGGAGCGACCATGAGGATATTGCCATGGCGCTCTACGAAAAGTTTGGCGACGACTTTAACGAGGCCAAAATCTACCGTATCCGCTTCACGGATCTGCTGGAGTGGATTCTGACGCTGCCTAACTTCGAGGGCACGCGCGAACAGGCCAACGAAGGCCATCTGGAGCAGATTCAGGCCAAGTGGGTGTACGAGTGGCGCGACAACCAGTAA
- a CDS encoding HAD family hydrolase — protein MTSPHTPPDLSAIQAFILDVDGVLTDGTLLALNSGEQARAFHIRDGYAVRHALRQGYRLAIISGREEEGVRKRLESLDVRDIFLGVDDKMKIFNNYINTYRLDPAHIAYMGDDMPDIEVMRRCAIAACPADAASDVAAISNYTAALPGGRGAVRELIEAVLKAQGKW, from the coding sequence ATGACTTCACCCCATACCCCGCCCGATTTATCAGCCATTCAGGCATTCATTTTGGATGTGGATGGGGTACTGACGGACGGAACCCTGCTGGCCCTCAACTCCGGCGAGCAGGCCCGGGCCTTCCACATCCGCGACGGGTATGCCGTCCGGCATGCGCTGCGCCAGGGCTACCGGCTTGCCATTATCTCGGGCCGGGAGGAAGAGGGCGTACGCAAACGCCTGGAGTCCCTGGACGTGCGCGACATTTTCCTGGGGGTTGATGACAAGATGAAAATCTTTAACAATTACATCAACACCTACCGCCTCGACCCCGCCCACATTGCCTACATGGGCGACGATATGCCCGATATTGAGGTAATGCGCCGCTGTGCCATTGCCGCCTGCCCCGCCGACGCGGCCTCCGATGTGGCGGCTATCAGCAATTACACCGCCGCGCTACCGGGCGGCCGCGGAGCCGTGCGCGAGCTGATTGAAGCCGTGCTCAAAGCCCAGGGAAAGTGGTAG
- a CDS encoding CcmD family protein encodes MKNSLSKLRAGLLLLVALLLPALRVVAQATAPNEPEMADTLRQNGKIYVVVAVITVVLAGLLFFLISLDRKLSRLEKEVKE; translated from the coding sequence ATGAAAAACAGCTTGTCTAAGCTGCGCGCCGGGCTTTTGCTGCTGGTAGCGCTGCTGCTGCCGGCCCTACGGGTGGTTGCCCAGGCCACCGCGCCCAACGAACCTGAAATGGCGGACACCCTTCGTCAGAATGGTAAAATTTACGTGGTAGTGGCCGTCATCACAGTTGTGCTGGCCGGGCTGCTGTTCTTTCTGATTTCGCTGGACCGCAAGCTGAGCCGGCTGGAAAAGGAAGTCAAGGAATAA
- the ccsA gene encoding cytochrome c biogenesis protein CcsA — protein sequence MLNTLIGDVGHLGVIVAFVAAIVAAYSYYKASQGRALGDTDAAWLRLGRGAFALHGVAVFVVIAALFGIIHGHRYEYYYAWSHSSNHLPVHYMISCFWEGQEGSFLLWIFWHVLIGFVLMRYSRRWEAPVMVVFAGVQLFLTSMILGVVLGDLKIGSSPFILLRDFMPDLPVFKLNPNFVPKDGTGLNALLQNYWMVIHPPTLFLGFALTLVPFAYAVAGLWKGEFTKWVRPAMRWTLWGGLVLGVGIMMGAYWAYETLNFGGYWNWDPVENAVYIPWLVLVASLHGLVLWQRSRTALRTSFVLVIATFLLVLYATFLTRSGVLGNASVHSFTDLGLSGQLIIYLMAFVVLAIALLVWRWKQIPVSPKELTTYNAELWVFVGATVLCLGAFQVLWTTSIPVYKAFMGFIGITTNVALPADQIQHYTKAQLWMGVGVAFFSGLAQVMWWQKNNKESLTSSLTVPAILTLLGAALVILLVQYYGLKMEATYIVLLTAALFGVLANLGMVFTLMKRKVSLSGGGVAHIGIALMLLGILASAGYSNIISQNVSGLLHSREFDETTNRDNVLLWRNDKAPMGKYDVSYTGQYFDVPGVPGYVDKQLLFRTADEYKALARADIKRGDKLYYKAGDTVEILPENTYYRVEYKDRKTGEAFTLYPRAQINEEMGDGLLASPDIKQFLSHDIYSHVSAVPPPDKEKDWSEVKEHILSVGDTIFLNDYFAVFRGVEPAHQTAGLGLTKGDLAIQGDFLVMGEKKQYHVHPVFVVRNRLIGRVPDEVEDLGLRLSFLNVDPEKGKFTFGVSTTQKDYIILKAVEKPFINLLWSGTLLMAVGFGMAIYKRRRETEALVEPADGEILPKTALQPKARQVA from the coding sequence ATGTTGAATACACTAATCGGCGACGTAGGACACCTCGGAGTCATTGTGGCGTTTGTAGCGGCCATCGTAGCGGCGTACTCTTACTACAAGGCCTCGCAAGGCCGCGCCCTCGGCGACACGGACGCGGCATGGCTGCGGCTGGGTCGGGGCGCATTCGCGCTTCATGGCGTAGCCGTGTTTGTGGTTATTGCTGCTTTGTTCGGCATCATCCATGGCCACCGCTACGAGTACTACTACGCCTGGAGCCACAGCAGCAACCACCTGCCCGTGCACTACATGATTTCCTGCTTCTGGGAAGGGCAGGAGGGTAGCTTCCTGCTCTGGATTTTCTGGCACGTACTAATTGGCTTTGTGCTGATGCGCTACAGCCGCCGCTGGGAGGCCCCCGTGATGGTGGTGTTTGCCGGCGTACAGCTCTTCCTGACGTCCATGATTCTGGGGGTTGTGCTGGGCGACCTGAAAATTGGCTCCTCGCCCTTTATTCTGCTGCGCGACTTTATGCCGGATCTGCCGGTATTCAAGCTCAATCCGAATTTCGTGCCCAAGGATGGTACCGGTCTGAATGCCCTGCTCCAGAACTACTGGATGGTGATTCACCCGCCTACGCTGTTCCTGGGCTTTGCGCTTACGCTGGTGCCGTTTGCCTACGCCGTAGCCGGCCTCTGGAAGGGCGAGTTTACCAAGTGGGTGCGCCCGGCTATGCGCTGGACGCTGTGGGGTGGCTTGGTGCTGGGTGTAGGGATTATGATGGGTGCTTACTGGGCCTATGAAACCCTAAACTTTGGAGGCTATTGGAACTGGGACCCGGTAGAAAATGCCGTGTACATTCCCTGGCTGGTGCTGGTGGCTTCCTTGCACGGCTTGGTGCTGTGGCAGCGGAGCCGTACGGCGCTGCGCACATCCTTCGTGCTGGTTATTGCCACCTTTCTATTGGTGCTCTATGCCACCTTCCTGACCCGTAGCGGCGTACTGGGTAATGCCTCCGTGCACTCCTTCACCGACCTGGGCCTTTCCGGTCAGCTGATTATCTATCTGATGGCCTTCGTGGTGCTGGCCATTGCCCTGCTGGTATGGCGCTGGAAGCAGATTCCGGTTTCCCCGAAAGAACTGACCACCTATAACGCTGAGTTGTGGGTATTTGTGGGCGCTACCGTACTGTGCCTAGGCGCTTTCCAGGTACTCTGGACCACCAGCATTCCGGTGTATAAAGCCTTTATGGGCTTCATCGGAATTACCACAAATGTTGCCCTGCCCGCCGACCAGATTCAGCACTACACCAAGGCGCAGCTCTGGATGGGGGTAGGCGTGGCCTTCTTCTCGGGCCTGGCTCAGGTAATGTGGTGGCAGAAAAACAACAAAGAGTCCCTGACCAGCTCCTTGACGGTGCCCGCCATTCTGACGCTGCTCGGTGCTGCGCTGGTGATTCTGCTGGTGCAGTACTACGGCCTGAAAATGGAGGCTACCTACATCGTGCTCCTGACGGCTGCCCTGTTTGGGGTGCTGGCCAACTTGGGTATGGTATTTACCCTGATGAAGCGTAAAGTCAGCCTTTCTGGTGGCGGCGTCGCTCACATTGGTATTGCCCTGATGCTGCTGGGTATTCTGGCTTCGGCGGGTTACTCCAACATCATCAGCCAGAACGTGTCGGGTCTGCTGCACTCACGGGAGTTTGATGAGACTACCAACCGCGACAACGTGCTGCTGTGGCGCAACGATAAAGCCCCCATGGGCAAGTACGATGTCAGCTACACCGGTCAGTACTTCGATGTGCCCGGTGTACCTGGCTACGTAGATAAGCAACTGCTTTTCCGCACCGCCGACGAGTACAAAGCCCTGGCCCGCGCCGACATCAAACGTGGCGACAAGCTGTACTACAAAGCCGGCGACACCGTAGAGATTCTGCCGGAAAACACCTACTACCGCGTCGAGTACAAGGACCGCAAAACCGGCGAAGCCTTCACGCTTTACCCCCGCGCTCAAATCAACGAAGAAATGGGTGATGGTCTGCTGGCCTCCCCTGACATCAAGCAGTTCCTCAGCCACGATATCTACTCCCACGTAAGTGCCGTGCCGCCACCCGATAAGGAGAAGGATTGGAGTGAGGTGAAAGAGCATATCCTGAGTGTGGGCGACACCATCTTCCTCAACGACTACTTCGCGGTGTTCCGGGGGGTAGAGCCAGCCCACCAGACCGCCGGCCTGGGCCTGACCAAAGGCGACCTGGCAATTCAGGGCGACTTCCTGGTGATGGGTGAGAAGAAGCAGTACCACGTTCACCCGGTATTTGTGGTGCGCAACCGCCTGATTGGTCGTGTGCCCGACGAGGTAGAAGACCTGGGCCTGCGCCTGAGCTTCCTGAACGTCGATCCGGAGAAAGGCAAGTTTACGTTCGGCGTAAGCACCACCCAGAAAGACTACATCATTCTGAAGGCCGTAGAGAAGCCCTTCATAAACCTGCTTTGGAGTGGTACGCTGCTCATGGCCGTTGGCTTTGGTATGGCAATCTACAAGCGTCGTCGCGAAACGGAGGCCCTGGTAGAGCCCGCCGACGGCGAGATACTGCCCAAAACAGCTCTGCAGCCCAAGGCGCGCCAGGTAGCTTAG
- a CDS encoding 2Fe-2S iron-sulfur cluster-binding protein, with the protein MKAVNITFKFQDGQPDQTHVAAQGESVLDVALNNDIQLQHNCGGVCGCSTCHVYILKGEDDLPEISDKEEDFIDRAVDPRINSRLGCQCVVQGNQDIEVLIPPQNFLGH; encoded by the coding sequence GTGAAAGCCGTAAACATCACCTTTAAGTTTCAGGACGGCCAGCCCGACCAGACCCATGTGGCCGCTCAGGGCGAATCGGTGCTGGATGTGGCCTTAAACAACGACATTCAGCTCCAGCACAACTGCGGGGGCGTTTGTGGCTGCAGCACCTGCCACGTATATATTCTGAAGGGCGAAGACGACCTGCCCGAAATTTCCGATAAAGAGGAAGATTTCATTGACCGTGCCGTGGACCCGCGCATCAATTCCCGCCTGGGCTGCCAATGCGTGGTGCAGGGCAATCAGGATATTGAAGTTCTCATTCCGCCGCAGAATTTTCTGGGCCATTAA
- a CDS encoding cold-shock protein, translating into MKTGTVKFFNESKGYGFITEDGTKEDFFVHITGLNGGQIQQNDRVEFDTQEGRKGVNAVNVKKL; encoded by the coding sequence ATGAAAACAGGAACCGTAAAATTCTTTAATGAGTCGAAGGGCTACGGCTTCATTACGGAAGACGGTACGAAGGAAGACTTCTTCGTCCACATTACCGGCCTTAACGGGGGCCAGATCCAACAGAATGACCGCGTGGAGTTTGACACTCAGGAAGGCCGTAAAGGCGTTAACGCGGTGAATGTGAAGAAACTGTAA
- a CDS encoding cytochrome c biogenesis protein produces the protein MSRRNWWKALSVVLLLYVAVAGLLMPVPRLAILNESIRNLYFHVPMWFGMTAILLASVYYSVRYLRTPTPELDIRAHEAARTGILMGLVGLATGSIWARFTWGAWWTNDPKLNGAAIAMLIYGAYLVLRSSFTDEQQRARISAIYNIFAFATAMPLFYILPRLTDSLHPGAGGNPAFAKYDLDSDMRLVFYPAVIGWTLLAFWLAQLASRVSLLKQKVYEKQLV, from the coding sequence ATGTCTAGAAGAAACTGGTGGAAAGCCCTGAGCGTGGTGCTGCTGCTGTACGTGGCCGTTGCGGGGCTGCTGATGCCGGTGCCCCGGCTGGCTATTCTCAACGAAAGCATCCGCAACCTGTACTTCCACGTGCCGATGTGGTTCGGGATGACGGCCATTCTGCTGGCCTCAGTGTACTACTCGGTGCGGTACCTGCGCACTCCTACGCCCGAACTCGACATCCGGGCGCACGAGGCGGCCCGTACGGGTATTCTGATGGGGTTGGTCGGGCTGGCTACGGGTAGCATCTGGGCCCGCTTTACCTGGGGAGCCTGGTGGACCAACGACCCTAAGCTGAACGGGGCGGCCATTGCCATGCTGATTTATGGCGCCTACCTGGTGCTGCGCTCTTCCTTTACCGATGAGCAGCAGCGGGCCCGTATTTCGGCTATCTACAACATCTTCGCCTTTGCCACGGCCATGCCGTTGTTCTACATCCTGCCCCGCCTCACCGACTCGCTGCACCCGGGCGCGGGCGGCAATCCGGCCTTCGCCAAATATGACCTCGACAGCGACATGCGGCTGGTGTTCTACCCGGCCGTTATCGGCTGGACGCTTTTGGCTTTTTGGTTGGCCCAGCTAGCCAGCCGCGTTTCCCTGCTTAAACAAAAAGTGTATGAAAAACAGCTTGTCTAA
- a CDS encoding T9SS type A sorting domain-containing protein — MSKIYPDLLTPKRLALATLLSVGTLSAQAQAQGQFAYTPLASLAGTITYTDLASTGTVIATPNTDDANSAATPIGFSFQYNGQTFTDFVLNTNGFLKLGTTAPAAPYFYEGPQSPFKGPLDNNAETNLILPFNLDLEGSATTEYRVATTGTAPNRVCTIQWKNVSDKASGNVTKQYSTASFQVKLYETLNRVDFVYGTFTANTGTTDALRTAAVGLKGSGPAANQTLTVQKTSTAAWTAPVFLAGNYIGDVFNVRSTSRPTAGLVYRFNAAQPKDVSVQVIHSMGKIATPYSLPHTVAAAVQNRGLEALTNVPVTLTVSGANTFTSTKTVPILSPGAVATVTFDAYPATMAVGTNNLTVSVAADDNNDNNSLPYTQVVTAGPVAYIDDTRAFNTTGVGVGAAGGMLAAKYTVSQATYVNEVKATFAASAGNTASYQLVVLDASGAGSTPGTVLYASPARTRTGAASTVTLPVPSVRVTGAFYVAVRELSTNVALAYQVEDPLRATTFYFQSPGAAWTPINSTTLRTRLALDATVGPQLSCPIVGGATISAITPTSATITLSGAPTSGTGYSVIYGPAGFDPATAGTTVTGTGPAFTLSNLASSTAFDVYIRSNCGATDQSTLTGPFKFTTASACPTSTLVSTFPYREGFEGNGAGILPCGVTVANANNDAQTWQVASSYQEGTNTLPLGDASTNAMLYRFSSSAGADDWFFTPGLALQAGTRYQLSFRYGMYNIFSGAVYPERMEVKYGTSATVAGQTTLLWNNENIVSPAGGAAPYQTANASSTPAVASITPTTSGTYYIGFHAKSVADQYLLLVDNIEVTATAVTASSDELLRAITLYPNPTAGELKIDVRGANTKGGLQVEVLNMLGQRVSTASIRNNFENKVDLSNLANGMYMVKIMTGNEYMVRNITIQK; from the coding sequence ATGTCAAAAATTTACCCGGATCTGCTCACTCCCAAGCGGCTAGCCCTAGCCACCTTGCTGAGTGTGGGCACTTTATCGGCGCAAGCGCAGGCGCAGGGGCAGTTTGCTTACACTCCTTTAGCCAGCCTGGCCGGCACCATTACCTACACTGATCTAGCGAGCACCGGTACCGTAATTGCTACGCCCAACACCGACGACGCTAACTCAGCGGCTACTCCCATCGGCTTCTCTTTTCAGTACAATGGCCAGACTTTCACGGACTTTGTACTGAATACCAACGGATTCCTGAAGCTGGGAACTACTGCCCCAGCTGCCCCTTACTTCTACGAAGGCCCCCAGAGCCCGTTTAAGGGCCCTCTGGATAATAACGCCGAAACCAACCTTATTCTGCCATTCAACCTTGATCTGGAAGGTTCAGCTACCACTGAATACCGGGTGGCTACCACCGGTACGGCCCCGAACCGGGTGTGCACCATTCAGTGGAAGAACGTGAGCGATAAGGCTTCCGGCAACGTTACCAAGCAATATTCCACGGCCAGCTTCCAGGTGAAGCTCTACGAAACCCTGAACCGGGTAGATTTCGTGTACGGCACGTTTACGGCTAACACCGGCACCACCGACGCACTGCGTACGGCGGCGGTAGGGTTGAAGGGCTCGGGCCCTGCAGCCAACCAGACCCTGACCGTTCAGAAAACGTCCACGGCGGCCTGGACCGCGCCTGTCTTCCTAGCGGGCAACTACATCGGCGACGTGTTCAACGTGCGCAGCACCTCCCGCCCGACTGCCGGCTTGGTGTATCGTTTTAATGCCGCACAGCCCAAGGATGTTTCCGTACAGGTCATCCATTCGATGGGGAAAATTGCTACCCCCTACTCTCTGCCCCATACGGTAGCGGCCGCCGTGCAGAACCGTGGCCTAGAGGCATTGACCAATGTGCCCGTTACCCTGACGGTAAGCGGAGCTAACACCTTCACCAGCACCAAAACGGTTCCAATTCTGTCGCCTGGTGCCGTTGCTACCGTTACGTTTGACGCTTACCCCGCCACGATGGCCGTAGGTACCAACAACCTGACGGTATCGGTGGCCGCCGACGACAATAACGACAACAATAGTCTGCCTTACACCCAGGTGGTAACCGCCGGCCCCGTAGCCTACATTGACGACACGCGCGCCTTTAATACTACCGGCGTAGGCGTGGGAGCTGCTGGCGGCATGCTGGCCGCCAAATACACGGTTAGCCAGGCTACTTACGTAAACGAAGTGAAGGCCACTTTCGCGGCTTCGGCCGGTAACACGGCGTCTTATCAGCTGGTAGTGCTGGATGCTTCCGGCGCTGGCAGCACCCCAGGCACGGTTCTGTATGCCTCGCCTGCCCGCACCCGCACGGGAGCCGCCAGCACCGTAACCCTTCCCGTACCCAGCGTGCGTGTAACCGGAGCCTTCTACGTAGCAGTTCGCGAACTGAGCACGAACGTGGCCCTAGCTTATCAGGTAGAAGATCCGCTGCGCGCGACTACCTTCTACTTCCAGTCGCCAGGCGCAGCCTGGACGCCCATCAACTCTACCACCCTGCGCACCCGCCTCGCGCTGGATGCTACCGTAGGTCCTCAGTTGAGCTGCCCCATCGTGGGCGGTGCTACCATTTCTGCTATCACGCCTACTTCGGCTACCATCACCCTGTCGGGCGCACCCACGAGCGGTACGGGCTACTCAGTTATTTACGGCCCGGCCGGTTTTGATCCTGCCACCGCCGGCACCACGGTAACGGGTACCGGCCCGGCGTTTACCCTCAGCAATCTTGCCAGCAGCACGGCTTTTGACGTGTACATCCGCAGCAACTGCGGTGCCACCGACCAAAGCACCCTGACCGGCCCCTTCAAGTTCACCACGGCCTCGGCCTGCCCAACTTCTACGCTGGTAAGCACCTTCCCCTACCGGGAGGGCTTTGAGGGCAACGGCGCCGGCATTCTGCCCTGCGGAGTTACTGTGGCTAACGCCAACAACGACGCTCAGACCTGGCAGGTAGCATCTTCTTACCAGGAAGGAACCAATACCCTACCCCTGGGCGATGCCTCAACCAACGCCATGCTCTACCGCTTCAGCTCCAGCGCGGGCGCCGACGATTGGTTCTTCACTCCTGGTCTGGCACTGCAGGCTGGCACCCGCTACCAACTTTCCTTCCGCTACGGCATGTACAACATTTTCTCAGGCGCGGTGTACCCCGAGCGTATGGAAGTGAAGTATGGCACCAGCGCTACCGTTGCCGGCCAGACTACTCTGCTCTGGAACAACGAGAACATTGTGAGCCCCGCCGGCGGGGCTGCTCCTTACCAGACGGCTAACGCCTCAAGCACGCCCGCCGTAGCCTCCATCACGCCTACCACCTCGGGCACCTACTACATTGGCTTCCACGCCAAGAGCGTAGCCGATCAGTACCTGCTGCTGGTTGACAACATCGAGGTAACCGCAACGGCCGTAACGGCTTCGTCGGATGAGCTGCTGCGCGCCATCACACTGTACCCCAACCCCACGGCTGGTGAGCTGAAAATTGATGTGCGGGGCGCCAACACCAAGGGCGGCCTGCAAGTGGAAGTGCTGAACATGCTGGGTCAGCGCGTAAGCACAGCCTCCATCCGCAACAACTTCGAAAACAAAGTAGATCTGTCGAACCTCGCGAACGGTATGTACATGGTGAAAATCATGACCGGCAACGAGTACATGGTGCGCAACATCACCATCCAGAAATAA
- a CDS encoding cytochrome c maturation protein CcmE: protein MKKAHILAIAVIAVAIGIIMSAAGDASVYVSFKEARERAAEGNLTKVHVVGRLPRDVQQNIMGLEYNPTLDPNYFAFTLVDTNRIAQRVVYFNPKPQDFDKSEQVVITGAMRNDLFVADKILLKCPSKYVEKDIKGATASVN, encoded by the coding sequence ATGAAAAAAGCCCACATCCTTGCCATTGCCGTTATTGCCGTGGCTATTGGTATCATCATGAGCGCCGCCGGTGATGCCAGCGTGTATGTATCATTCAAGGAAGCCCGGGAGCGGGCCGCCGAGGGAAACCTGACCAAAGTGCACGTAGTGGGCCGCCTACCCCGCGACGTGCAGCAGAACATCATGGGCCTGGAGTACAATCCTACTCTGGACCCCAACTACTTTGCTTTCACGCTGGTAGATACCAACCGCATTGCCCAGCGCGTAGTGTACTTCAACCCTAAGCCCCAGGACTTCGACAAGTCGGAGCAGGTAGTAATTACCGGCGCCATGCGCAACGACCTGTTCGTGGCCGACAAAATCCTGCTGAAGTGCCCCTCCAAATACGTGGAGAAAGATATTAAGGGCGCTACTGCCTCGGTTAACTAA
- a CDS encoding Rossmann-like and DUF2520 domain-containing protein, which translates to MAYYTIVLLGAGRVAQHLGPALAQAGHKVLHVWSRTQASAEAVAATIPGATAGTDPRRLPPADLYVLAVPDGAVPQVLAAAEFAAGAVVAHTAGALPLSVFAAHEQVRGGVLYPLQTFSPGRAIEWQTVPLCLEAADAPALALLRAVAASLSSDVRLVNSAQRLQLHVAAVWACNFPNHLLGISRALLAEANLPWSLLHPLIRETIDKALSELPFAVQTGPAVRHDDATLARHEAALVGKPAWQALYKDLTVSIQQAVGAAASNNEGAV; encoded by the coding sequence ATGGCTTATTATACAATTGTTTTGCTGGGAGCCGGCCGGGTAGCCCAACACCTGGGGCCGGCGCTGGCCCAGGCTGGCCACAAGGTACTGCACGTCTGGAGCCGGACGCAGGCCTCCGCCGAGGCGGTAGCGGCCACCATTCCGGGTGCTACCGCCGGCACCGACCCGCGCCGCCTACCCCCCGCCGACTTGTACGTGCTGGCCGTGCCCGACGGGGCCGTGCCGCAGGTGCTGGCGGCAGCAGAGTTTGCGGCAGGCGCGGTGGTAGCCCATACTGCCGGGGCGCTGCCGCTGAGCGTGTTTGCTGCCCATGAGCAGGTACGCGGCGGTGTGCTGTATCCTCTCCAGACGTTTAGCCCGGGCCGGGCTATTGAATGGCAAACGGTGCCGTTGTGCTTAGAGGCAGCCGACGCGCCCGCTTTGGCACTGCTGCGCGCGGTAGCTGCCTCCCTAAGCTCCGATGTACGGTTGGTAAACTCGGCTCAGCGCCTGCAGCTGCACGTAGCGGCGGTATGGGCCTGCAACTTTCCCAATCATCTGCTGGGCATCAGCCGGGCGCTGCTGGCCGAGGCCAATCTGCCCTGGTCACTGTTGCACCCGCTAATCCGGGAAACCATCGATAAAGCCTTGTCCGAGCTGCCCTTTGCGGTGCAAACCGGGCCGGCAGTGCGCCATGACGACGCCACGCTGGCCCGGCATGAAGCCGCGCTGGTAGGTAAACCGGCATGGCAGGCTTTGTACAAAGATCTGACAGTGAGTATTCAACAGGCTGTCGGGGCAGCTGCTTCAAACAATGAGGGGGCCGTGTAG